ACTTCCTCATGAAATGAAAGGAAACAATCATCTTGTCAGTAAAATGtgatttaatgaattttatttgagttttcttcttcgttTTCATGCTCTTGTGTCTTTTTATCCACAATGCGCATTTTCAAACAGCTTTATCAAACAACTACTGTAGCTATTTGGATAAAATAGAACACATGTTCTCTTAAATTGGGTTACCTGATTTTTCATGTTTCAATCATGACTAATTTGCGGCCTTTGTTAGCTACATCTATAAACAATCTTAATGATTAGGAAATGGTTAAACGTTTGAACTCGATTGAAAGATATTGAAAAGCTACCAGCGCCCATCTGtatattcttcatttaattcCTTTCTCAATATCATTTGgttcatttatttaaacaaaaatgcaGAGAAGGTCGAGCTTCTTTATCTAATCCCAGCGATGCAGACGTATTGCTTGCTTCATGGTTATATTCTATACCTCCGCTACCTTGCCGTGATAATGCCGTAATCGTACATTACTATACTCGAAAACTGATTTAAGATTTGTTCTGTTCTAAATTTCCGACTACCGAATGAATTACGACACTCCACCTTGTTTCGTTAATACTACTCCATTACTAACAATTGCGCAAATACTGAAAGCAAACCAGAACCAAGTAGAAAAAATGTCGGTTTACTCATTTTCAGACGTTAGTTTAGTTGCAAAGGCACTTGGTGCATTCgttaaagagaaaagtgAAGCTTCTATTAAAAGGCATGGCGTGTTCACTTTAGCTCTTAGTGGAGGAAGTTTACCAAAGGTTTTGGCTGAAGGATTGGCTCAACAGAGAGGTATCGAGTTTTCCAAATGGTAAGTTAACAGATATTATATACTTTTGAGTTGTATGGATTCACTGTGGTTTTGTTTAGCTTTGGTTGACGTGAAACACTCTGTCTTAAGGCAATTTATGATTAACAGCTCTATTTAGGGAAGTTTTCTTTGCTGATGAAAGAATTGTTCCTTTAGATGATGAAAACTCAAATTATGCGCTCTGtaaaaagttgatttttgaCAAGTTTGAAGGATTTGAccctaaaaaaattcataccATCAATCCTGagcttttgaaagaaaatcctATTGACCCTCAGAATGTTGCTGATGAAtatgaaaaacaattagTGCATGTGTTTGCAAATAGCTCCACTGTTAAGGTCCCTGTGTTTGATTTACTGCTGTTAGGATGCGGTCCTGATGGCCATACATGTTCTCTATTCCCCGATCACGAGGTACTCCAGGAAGACGTTGCTTGGGTGGCCCCAGTCACTGATTCGCCCAAACCCCCTAAAGACCGCATCACTTTGACTTTACCGGTTGTCACACATGCTCAAGCCATTGCCTTTGTTACCACAGGTGCTGGTAAGAAGGATATTTTGCCTATTGTCATTGAGGATTTTACATCTAAACTTCCAAGTGCGCTGATCACTCGAAACAATTTGACTCGTACAAGCTGGTTTGTGGATGATGAAGCATCAGCCAATCTTGAGAGATCCTCTTTGAAGGTTTTCCCTCAATAGGCAGTTCAATTTAAGCAGGTGGCCTTTAGAATGCTTAATTGCTACATGCTTCGGATTCATTACTTGTTTCTTTAAGGTCTTTCAAGGGAAAGGTTGCAGTTCTCTTTTGTTGTTCGTGAGATTCTTTGCATAAACGCTTTAGATAATGACTTTCAAAATGCTTTCAGTCACTTCCGTGGAATGCTTGATGACCAGTTTTAACACATGTTAGTAGATTAGGAGAGAACTTGTTCCTCAAATCCTCTTTGCATTTGTTGtctgttttttattttagacTAGCGTATAAAGGTTAGTCTTGTAAACAATGTGTAAGAAGCTAatgctttattaaattgttttattgCTTCGTTTAGAATCATGTTTAGTTGATTGATATCACTGGCCAAACCCACACTGCAGAAATATGAtgttttaatgaagaaatgaatcattgaaatatataaacTTAAGCTATCTTgtatcattttttgttggtGATAATGTTCTAAAATGTGTTTCATCAACAAGATAAAGTAAACcaattgtttttgaattgCAGTGATATAGTTTAGcttcaattcttttattaaatcattaattcatttttaaaattatgCAAAATTACGGCATTTTCTCATACTGCTTATGATAGATTTTAAGCAAAGATGGAAATTTATATCCAAAAACATGCAATTGCTTAAACTCTCCTTTATGTAAGGGTTTATTAATACTTATGTGTTTTCTACAGATGGCAACCTTCTGATTAATTATCATTAGGTTAATTTGTGATAGAAGCTGTAGTGATCTTAATTACAATAGTTTACATTATAGCAAGATGTTCGACATGACTCAATagactaaaaattttttttcttagcATATTCTTCAAAACTGTAGGTCTTAAAAACAGTTTTGTTAGCTTAACATCACCTTAAGTCGTTAGTCATCGTAGAGGAGGCACTTGATATTTCCATCGCACAACATGAACTACCAAAGGCTTGAAAAGTTAGGTAAGTATGAGTTTGAGGTCCCAAAATTTGCAATTTCATTAACTTAAGTAGGAGAGGGAACATATGCGCATGTTTATAAGGGGCAAAATCGAGTGACTGGTGAAATTGTCGCTCTCAAAGTTATTCGTATTGATGCAGATGAAGGAACACCTAGTACTGCTATCCGTGAGATTAGTCTTATGAAGGAGCTTAGGCATCCCAATATTATGTCTCTCTCAGACGTTTTGCAAACCGAAAATAAGCTTATGCTcgtttttgaatatatggaaaaagatttgaaaaagtacATGGACACTTATGGGAACCAAGGAGCTCTTCCACCTTCtcaagtaaaaaattttactcAACAATTACTCAAAGGGATATCTTTTTGTCACGAAAACCGAGTTCTACATCGTGATCTGAAACCTCAAAATTTGCTTATCAACAGTCGTGGTGAATTGAAATTGGCGGATTTTGGGTTAGCCCGTTCAATTGGAATTCCAGTGAATACTTTTTCAAACGAAGTGGTCACCTTATGGTATCGTGCTCCTGACGTTCTTTTGGGTTCTCGAGTATATTCAACTTCCATTGATATTTGGTCAGTTGGTTGTATCATGGCAGAAATGGCTACAGGACGTCCTCTATTTGCTGGGTCAAATAATGAGGATCAGCTACTAAAAATCTTCCGATTATTGGGAACTCCTACTGAACAATCATGGCCCGGAATTTCTTTACTTCCTGAATATAAGCCTACTTTCCCTATTTATAAAGCACAAGATCTCGCCTACCTATTTCCAACATTTGATCCTCTTGGTTTGGATTTGTTACGACGGATGCTTCGTCTACAACCTGAATTAAGGACGACCGGCCAGGATGCGCTTCAACATGCTTGGTTTTTAACCGCATAGGCTGTAAATTAACATCAAAAAGTTTAACCAAATTAcgattttatttattcatttcagTTTCCTATTgaaatcattaattttttttttggaaagaatGCATTTCACCTAGGGAAAGAGCACAATATTTTTGGACGTTCAAATTTCTTCGCAACTGTTTTAGCCCAAGTAGCTATCCCTAttgatcttttttaaacgaGGTTTAGAGGTAAATATTTGGTTATTATTTTGAGAGGATTTGAAGCTGTCGAATATATTTTTAGCCAAGAATTAAACGGcgttttattttctacGATTAAAATATCGTCGCTGATGACATTCAAGTCGTAAATGAAATACTTAAAGAATTGAATGATCCGCATTGCGTCTGACATTTTTATGAAGGAGCAAAAGGataatattcaaaaagcaATGCGGGTTTTTAGTATACTGATAATAATTTGCGGATTTCAAGCAATTATCCGCAATGCACATGAAAAACAATCTTTTTTcacttatttttattagtGGATTAATGGCTTCCTTCCCTATTATTTAACTGCATGAAGGGATTCTCTATTAATGTTCTCTTTAACCATTCGACATTTTATGTGGTTTCTGTCGTtcattattctttttatttactttcatCTATACTCCATCTTTTCAGTTTTGAGGCATCAATGGTAGGAGGTGACTAAATTTCTTTGAGTTTCGTTTAGGAAGAAGGTTCAATTTGTAAAcatgaaataataattgtgtcttttacaatttcttttgagTTTTTCTACTCGCTTGGCCCAGCAATCTATTGTTTAAGGAGATATACGGATTTGGCTTATCGTATTTTTACGACATCTTCTACCTCGCCAAATCTTTTAGTTTTACCCATACTGCTAGAATTTACATTACATGAAAAAATGACTGATACGCGAAAATTCAAAGCTActgatttattttcatttaacaATATAAATTTAGATCCTCTAACGGAGACCGTAAGTTACCATCTACCGTACTTAAAGCGGACTTTCATTAACTCGAACAACTTTTAGTtcaatatttcattttatctCAGTTATTTGAACAAATGGCCTAGCTTGTGTGTTGTACAAGAGTCTGACCTATCTGATCCAACCCTTATGGGTTATATTATGGGGAAATCAGAAGGAACCGGTAAAGAGTGGCATACTCATGTTACCGCCATTACAGTAGCGCCAAATTCCCGTCGTTTAGGCCTTGCTAGAACGATGATGGACTACTTAGAAACTGTAGGAAATTCTGAAAAcgctttttttgttgaccTGTTTGTGCGTGCCAGCAATGCACTTGCAATTGACTTTTACAAAGGATTGGGGTATTCGGTTTATAGACGAGTTATTGGGTACTATAGTAATCCACATGGAAAGGATGAGGATTCATTTGATATGCGGAAACCACTTTCGCGAGATGTTAATAGAGAAAGCATTCGAGAGAATGGggaaaatttcaaatgcaGCCCAGCTGATGTTTCATTTTAGTTCACTCTCTTTTTACAAATCTATTAACTAGTGCAAAGgaagaagatttttttttatattaggTAAATGGTATAGTATGTACATcatattaatgaaaatcaaaGTTCAGAAACGACTAATATTTGCTATGCTTTAAGACCTCGGTCCTTTTCCTTGCTTACATATTGATATTGTAAGTATTTGAAGTTTTTGATTAATGATTATGCAACTCTTTGGAAcattttgataatttatcaataaaataatgtaTCACTACACAATGGTTGAAATTTGCGTTCAGTTTCCTTTAGATAAATAGCAAATCGTCTACTAGTTACTTTATTTCTCTAATGTGAAATGGCAAACTAAATAACTTCTATTTATGTTAGCAATAAATCAATGAATGACTATACTACCCACTTCCATTCAGTCCTCTATACTTGCAAAATGAAAGACAAAACTATGTAAATACATGTAAAACATATCTTTACCAAAAATCGTAGCTACACGATCATCTGACTTAACAACTTTGCAAAAACAATTCACCacagaaatattttttttaaacaagtAGTAAGTAATTGCCAGCAATAACTTTTAACgtgaattatttttttaaaagtaaaactatctgaaaaaaaatttacatcATGAGCTTACAATATcaaaagttaaataaagaaataagaaaatattcGAAGATTAAAAAGACGCCAGTTCAACGAAAAGAGAAGAGGCCTTTTATTTCAACCTTCTACTATATCGGTTGATTGAAAATTGACCAGAGAATTGAATGTATCTAACAGATCAGAGTGTTTCAACCTTTGTCCAACAACGGACTTTATACTGATAAATTTCACTTCATGGTTTTATTCAACCAAGTTCTTATACAAAAAGCACCTCTACAATTAAATCAGAAATCACACGCAACTTTACAGAAAATTGAGAAGGTCACAAATGAGTTATTTTATATCAAATTACGATTGATTTACTCTTGGGGGATCTCAATTTCGCCATTGTCGATCTCCTTTTGAACGTCGTGAGGGTTCTTGCCGTCAACGGTGCAACCAACAGAGAAGGCAGTACCGAGAATCTCCTTAACGGTACCAGAAAGCTCCTTAGCAAGAGACTTGAAGCGCATAGTACGGGCGACCTCAATGATTTCGTCAAGAGAGACATTGCCAGAGTGAGCGACGTTCTTGTCCTTCTTTCTGTCACGAGCAGGCTCCTTCAAAGCCTTAATGACCAAAGCAGAGGCAGAGGGAACAACCGAGACAGCGGCTTGACGGTTTTGAATAGTCAACTTGACGGTCACACGGAGACCCTTCCAATCTTTGGTAGCCTTGGCAATATCTTCACCAACCTTCTTGGGGGACAAACCCAAGGGACCAATCTTGGGAGCAAGGGTGGAGCCACCGGCGACTTCACCACCGACGGCTCTCATAAAGATGGTCTTTACTTCATTGGGATCGAATTTAGGAGGCATCTTGGGTTGTGGCTGTGGGATCAAGCAAGAGTGATTCTGTGTGTCCAAAGGGAAGACCAAACAACAGTCACAACCCTACCCTAAAGATTTAAGGAGATGGTAGTTAAttctcaaaatttaaatagaCTAAGTAAACATGAAATTTAGAGCTCAATTTATGTTCAATTGACTACTTTGATCTTCGGgtaacatttaaaaaatcaaatatttgGAAGATATTTGAAACGCAAGTTTTATGTTTCCACTACATATGTAAATAAGTCGTAAATTGTACGCAGCCTCAAACCCAAAATCGTAAGTCGTAGACACAGTTGATTCTGAGGAGGTCATTTTGTCCCCTTGAGACATTGGAGATAACCCAAGCACGGCCTCATAATATTTAACGGCATAGTGCTCTAATCCAATAAAATGATATGCTTTTCCTAAATTATAAAGTGCCTCTTGCTTCTCTCCTAAACCTTCGTTAACCCGAAGATCGTAATACCTGTATAAGAATGTAAATCCCTGAAGAATTTGATAATGTCTATTATCTGACAGTCTCTGCATTGCCCGATGAAGGTAAGCCAAACCAAGTGAAAGATTGGTAATTGGACAATCAGGATTAATTGCGAAAGCACGACTATAGTAATTAATTGCAGGAATCCAACTTCTATTGCGAGCCATAATATGACCATAAAGTAAGACTAGCACAGGATCATAGGATGTGGGAACGGTAGCCAATCCATCGTCGTTCTTTACCAGTGTAGCGGCTCCAGACACTAAGCTGTTGCTCATTAACTGGTCCATTAGCTTAATAAGTCTAAgtagaaatttttgatttgcGCTATCAACAAAAGCTCGCGAGCATTCATATCCTTGACTTAAAACAGCTGAAAAAAGTCGGTAAGTGTCTTGCcgaaattgaaaagttgTGAAAACCCAACGCAAAGGAGTTAATGCCCCTTGGGGATCCCGTGCATACATGGAGCATGCCAGCATGCACCAACGTAAATTCTGGCGTTTTATGGTATCTTGATCAAACAGGATTGCCCCCATCGCTGTTGTCAGTACATCATAAGCTTGTTGGACAGAACCAACCTTTGTAAGTCTGAGAGAAAATTCAACGAATAATTGATACCACGCGTCGATAGAGACGTTGCGAAAATAGCCCGTTCTCAGTATTGTATCAAGATCGAGATCACCATATTTGGTTCTAGTAAGAGAATCGTTTAGCCGATTAATCATGCTAGTTAATTGATCATTTAAGCTCGCATACCGAGTACGTCGAGTCAGCAATCCTGCTCTAGCTCTAGCTTTTTTCTCCGATGGAAAGAAAGCTTTAATACTCACAAACTCATCGATCAATTCAGAAGCAATTGCCAGCCATTCATTCAAACTTTCACTTacattttcttcctttttgaGTGATTGTCGCAGTATATCTAACTTATGAAACCGTCTCTGAGTCTCTTCTGTCTTCCAAATTGTAAACTGCCTAGCCTCTTCTTTAGACCTACTTATCCTTGCTCTTTTTTCCCATTTGTCTTGAGGTACTTTTTGATTTCCAACGAAAAGTTGCGAACCGACGTTCTTTTCATGGTCCTCATTTTGGCTTTGCTCTCTTTCTAACTCATTGATGTTTCGTCTTTGTTCAAATATATTCGTAACTATTTCCAGTGCTGCATCGCGGTTATCCTGTAATTCATTAATCTCTGCCAGCTTTATCAAAGCATTGGTATTGCTATTGTCAACGATTAAAATTGCCTCCATACATTGTTGAGCATGTTCATATTCCTTAAGTTCCAAGTAGCAGACACCCATGTTGTACCACAATCCAATGTTTTGAGCCGGCTCATGGTTGCATATTAATACAAAGTACTCCAAAGCTAAATCTAAACGTTCAATATCCATATAAGCTTTCGCAATATCGTAAAGCATTCCCCAAGCATAATCAGGaggtaaatttttaatgactGAGAAATGCAACTCGGCCTCTGGAAGCTCCCCAGTTTTTAATCTTGCAATTCCAAGTTTTGTGCGAAAAAGATGAGGAAGTAAATATGCCTCTTTATTAGTATGCTCTTCAGATGCGTTAGGAAATTCGCGTCTCCTCTCATCCACATCCCATTCCCGGTCATCATCAAATTCGTCCCAGAAAGACTCGGACTTACGGCCACGAAACCATCGTACACCGCGATTAATTAAGCGGATAAGATTTGACCATTGGTGGTCTAACAATAAAAGTTCAGCATATAAGTTAAGAGTCGGTAAATCGAAAATGTCATTTCCAATAGGTGGAGCGGGgtattgataaaaatatttccaaGCAATCTCGAActgttttaatatttctcTTGGGGCATGAATTTTAATGTAGATCTCTGCTAGGTTTTTCAATATAGACGCGTTATATGGCGAAGATTGAAGTAGGAATTTAAAGCCTTCAGCTGCCTTTTTCAAGGAGCCATGTTCCTTATTTAGAACAGATCTATTCcaaatgtatttttttagttccGACTTATTTGGAGGTTTCGCAGAGACGGCTCTGTTGTAACAATAATCTGCTTGATCCCAAAACTCTAAGCTTTCGCTGAGTTTCGCACAGGTGAACCAAAGTTCATGATCTTTCGGCTTTAAATGTGCAGCCGCCATCCAAGCAATTAAGCacttttcaatatttactCTTCCATTACCCCTTTGACGATGACATTCACCAAGCATTTTCCAAGCCGCAATGACATTATTATCAATACGAACAATCTCTTCAGCTAATTTTTGGGCTTCGTCGAAGTTTCCTTCTTGCGCAAACAAATGATTCGCTAAACTCAACATTTGTTGCACTTCCACCGAGGGAAGCATATCAGCTCGACTAACACGTCCTCGACCTTTATGACCTTTACGGACTTTTCTAAATCCAGCAACTgcctttaaattttcttccCATTCCTCGTTCGCAATGTCGTCCTCGGTTCTTGAGGCTGTTTTACTAAAGTTTGATTCATCGTCACTGCCTTCATAATCTGACTCTTCGTCTGACCAAAGGCCCTCAGCTTGAAGGGCAGAGGTATCTcccaaaaattttgcatcAACTTCAGATACATTCCTAGCCTCATCGACAATTTCGCTTATATACCCGTTTAGATCTTGCATTTCAGCATCAAAGTTGTCAGTTGTATCATTTTGCGTTTCATTCATATTGGAATCCACATAGCTATTTCCACCATTTTGAATCATCCTTTAAGATGCTCAATCATGCTTTCAAATCGGTCTGTTCCTTTTGCCTACTTGAAGTTGGCTGTTTTCGCGTTGGCGTTGGTGAAGGCAAAGTTGAAGTAAGTCATTATAGAAGTACTCAATAAACAAAGAGGTCATGGGTACCACATATCTTGTTCTACAATTGACTAATTAATATGAAGTCAATAAATATTAGTCCTTTTTTCCTGACACCAGTTATTTTACTTGCaacatttttgaattgcAAACTTGACAATTTTGATGTTGTCAAAATACCTAATATCTGTAAGAATTTGGAAGATCCTAGTCAATCAAATAGTgtttttcacttttttttttggaaaatggCATCTCAAGGCTTTTCATGTTGATTGACCTTTGTCAGTGTACACAGAGTATAGTATCGAAACCTTTCATAAGCAAACTAATAAGCTATATTAAACAAACGCAGATCAACCCCATCTTCGAATTGTTTTGAAACGAAAATGAACGAGttaacaaaacaaatttccaTAGTTGAAACTTTTCGTTGAAACTGTATATTAAATaagatttttttggtatGTGAACTTATTTAGTAATTAATTAAGCACACATCCAAAAAGGAATGTGAGAAGAGTTTTGTGAGAAAGCAATGTTTTCCTGATACCTTGAATCCCTTAAACTCTTCATGCTCAGCAGGCTTATTACAGGTGTCGTAAATTCTAGTTTAACTTTGCTCAACTCGAAGGAAAAGcaaattcaatttatcaaaatttccaaTATATTATAACGTGGTTGAAATTCTCAGTTGACCTGCCATTACTTTCAAACGTATAGAATCGGGTTTACaatgtataaaatatttactaCACAGATGATCaaacaataaaacaaaGTTCTTCATTATTATAGCTAATGTGTTCAATTTCCTCTATGTTGTATTCCCTAGATCAATgttcatttatttacacaGTTAACGACACCTTGGATTGTGTAAAGATTTTAGCACTGAGCGTCGCAAATTATGATTGAACTCGTTAATTCGCAGTCCATCATATTGTGAGTTCTTACCATAGGTTTAGTTGGAAATCCCCATGTTGAGTTATAATCGATTTCGGGGGTATTTGATTCCTCAAATTCATGCGTTAAAGCTGTTCAGATATGCCTCTACCGCATCTACAAGCggtgaaaaaattgaatctTCCGAGAGACCCTACGATGTAGGGATGCTTCTACGACCAAAAACGAAGTTCGAGGTATGTAATATTAACACGAGGgttactttttatttatcaagccttaattcattttttactaattctTATCAAGATTAAAACTTACAAACCTATATCTCCTGGTCTTCGTCATTTAAAAAGACCAGTTAGTGATTACCTTTGGAAAGGGAAACCTTTTCGACCTTTGACCGttgcaaaaagaaaaaaaggtgGAAGAAATGAAACAGGAAGAATTACTGTAAGGCATCAGGGTGGTGGACACAAACAACGTATTCGTCTTGTTGactttgaaagaaaagtacCGGGTGTTCATCGAGTGATTAGAATTGAGTATGACCCTGGTAGAAGTGGTCACATTGCCCttgttgaaaaattgaattccGAAACAGCCAACAAAAGTTATATTTTGGCTTGTGACGGGCTTCGCGAAGGCGATACAGTTGAGAGCTTTCGATCGCTTTTGAAGACTGGTTCTAATGGCGAGCCAGTAGAAATGGACCCCGTCCTAGCTGCTGAAATTGAAGATGGAACTTTTGcagcaaaaaatttgaagccAGGAAATTGTTTTCCTCTCAGATTAATTCCTATAGGAACTGTCATTCATGCCATTGGTGTAAATCCAAATCAAAAGGCAAAGCTATGTCGTTCTGCTGGCAGTAGCGCTCGTATCATAGCTTTTGATGGTAAATATGCTATCGTTCGTCTACAAAGTGGTGAAGAGAGAAAGATTTTGGATACATCATTTGCTACCATTGGTGTTGTAAGCAATATTTATTGGCAACATCGCCAGCTTGGTAAAGCCGGTCGTTCACGTTGGCTTGGCATTCGTCCTACGGTTCGAGGTACAGCTATGAATCCATGTGACCATCCACATGGTGGTGGTGGTGGTAAAAGCATTGGTAATAAACCTTCTCAATCTCCTTGGGGTGTTTTGGCTAAAGGTGGATACAAAACAAGAAGAGgtaaaaatgttaataaattacTCGTCCGCGATCGTCCTCGTGGAAAGGAAAAGCGGtaatcattttattaatgatCTCTGTCTTCATGACTTTTACATTTCTATGTTTTACATTACCGTAATgcatttcaattttcatGATCCCTTCTCCATTTTAATAGTCGATGCTATTACCTATCCATTTGTGGACCAGATGCATTTATGTATAGTTATTTTGTGTCGACCGTCATTTATCGacgaaaaattttaagcattttttaagagTTTAGCTCTTACAATTTAAATCTGTATTGGTAATTTTTGTTCATCACAACGTTGCTTAAAGCTAAGGACTATCCCATTCAAAATTGTCGTTTGCTTACATCTACCTTAAAAGGGTTATCGATATCATTCAGGTACCAAAAGAGTATTCTATTAAACGCAGAAAAGAAcggttttattttaatatggccaactaaataaaaaaattttatttataaaattgtaGCTAATTTAgcatattaattttttcttgcCTTCGTCCAGCGAAAAGCGACTTAAAAGCGGATAAACTGggtatttaatatttctcTACAACACAATTAACGCTTGGAA
Above is a genomic segment from Schizosaccharomyces pombe strain 972h- genome assembly, chromosome: III containing:
- the naa20 gene encoding NatB N-acetyltransferase complex catalytic subunit Naa20, with the translated sequence MTDTRKFKATDLFSFNNINLDPLTETFNISFYLSYLNKWPSLCVVQESDLSDPTLMGYIMGKSEGTGKEWHTHVTAITVAPNSRRLGLARTMMDYLETVGNSENAFFVDLFVRASNALAIDFYKGLGYSVYRRVIGYYSNPHGKDEDSFDMRKPLSRDVNRESIRENGENFKCSPADVSF
- the pgl1 gene encoding 6-phosphogluconolactonase; this encodes MSVYSFSDVSLVAKALGAFVKEKSEASIKRHGVFTLALSGGSLPKVLAEGLAQQRGIEFSKWEVFFADERIVPLDDENSNYALCKKLIFDKFEGFDPKKIHTINPELLKENPIDPQNVADEYEKQLVHVFANSSTVKVPVFDLLLLGCGPDGHTCSLFPDHEVLQEDVAWVAPVTDSPKPPKDRITLTLPVVTHAQAIAFVTTGAGKKDILPIVIEDFTSKLPSALITRNNLTRTSWFVDDEASANLERSSLKVFPQ
- the rpl1201 gene encoding 60S ribosomal protein uL11 yields the protein MPPKFDPNEVKTIFMRAVGGEVAGGSTLAPKIGPLGLSPKKVGEDIAKATKDWKGLRVTVKLTIQNRQAAVSVVPSASALVIKALKEPARDRKKDKNVAHSGNVSLDEIIEVARTMRFKSLAKELSGTVKEILGTAFSVGCTVDGKNPHDVQKEIDNGEIEIPQE
- the pef1 gene encoding cyclin-dependent protein kinase Pho85/PhoA-like Pef1, whose protein sequence is MNYQRLEKLGEGTYAHVYKGQNRVTGEIVALKVIRIDADEGTPSTAIREISLMKELRHPNIMSLSDVLQTENKLMLVFEYMEKDLKKYMDTYGNQGALPPSQVKNFTQQLLKGISFCHENRVLHRDLKPQNLLINSRGELKLADFGLARSIGIPVNTFSNEVVTLWYRAPDVLLGSRVYSTSIDIWSVGCIMAEMATGRPLFAGSNNEDQLLKIFRLLGTPTEQSWPGISLLPEYKPTFPIYKAQDLAYLFPTFDPLGLDLLRRMLRLQPELRTTGQDALQHAWFLTA
- the rml2 gene encoding mitochondrial 54S ribosomal protein uL2m, whose amino-acid sequence is MLSYNRFRGYLIPQIHALKLFRYASTASTSGEKIESSERPYDVGMLLRPKTKFEIKTYKPISPGLRHLKRPVSDYLWKGKPFRPLTVAKRKKGGRNETGRITVRHQGGGHKQRIRLVDFERKVPGVHRVIRIEYDPGRSGHIALVEKLNSETANKSYILACDGLREGDTVESFRSLLKTGSNGEPVEMDPVLAAEIEDGTFAAKNLKPGNCFPLRLIPIGTVIHAIGVNPNQKAKLCRSAGSSARIIAFDGKYAIVRLQSGEERKILDTSFATIGVVSNIYWQHRQLGKAGRSRWLGIRPTVRGTAMNPCDHPHGGGGGKSIGNKPSQSPWGVLAKGGYKTRRGKNVNKLLVRDRPRGKEKR
- the sfc4 gene encoding transcription factor TFIIIC subunit Sfc4 is translated as MIQNGGNSYVDSNMNETQNDTTDNFDAEMQDLNGYISEIVDEARNVSEVDAKFLGDTSALQAEGLWSDEESDYEGSDDESNFSKTASRTEDDIANEEWEENLKAVAGFRKVRKGHKGRGRVSRADMLPSVEVQQMLSLANHLFAQEGNFDEAQKLAEEIVRIDNNVIAAWKMLGECHRQRGNGRVNIEKCLIAWMAAAHLKPKDHELWFTCAKLSESLEFWDQADYCYNRAVSAKPPNKSELKKYIWNRSVLNKEHGSLKKAAEGFKFLLQSSPYNASILKNLAEIYIKIHAPREILKQFEIAWKYFYQYPAPPIGNDIFDLPTLNLYAELLLLDHQWSNLIRLINRGVRWFRGRKSESFWDEFDDDREWDVDERRREFPNASEEHTNKEAYLLPHLFRTKLGIARLKTGELPEAELHFSVIKNLPPDYAWGMLYDIAKAYMDIERLDLALEYFVLICNHEPAQNIGLWYNMGVCYLELKEYEHAQQCMEAILIVDNSNTNALIKLAEINELQDNRDAALEIVTNIFEQRRNINELEREQSQNEDHEKNVGSQLFVGNQKVPQDKWEKRARISRSKEEARQFTIWKTEETQRRFHKLDILRQSLKKEENVSESLNEWLAIASELIDEFVSIKAFFPSEKKARARAGLLTRRTRYASLNDQLTSMINRLNDSLTRTKYGDLDLDTILRTGYFRNVSIDAWYQLFVEFSLRLTKVGSVQQAYDVLTTAMGAILFDQDTIKRQNLRWCMLACSMYARDPQGALTPLRWVFTTFQFRQDTYRLFSAVLSQGYECSRAFVDSANQKFLLRLIKLMDQLMSNSLVSGAATLVKNDDGLATVPTSYDPVLVLLYGHIMARNRSWIPAINYYSRAFAINPDCPITNLSLGLAYLHRAMQRLSDNRHYQILQGFTFLYRYYDLRVNEGLGEKQEALYNLGKAYHFIGLEHYAVKYYEAVLGLSPMSQGDKMTSSESTVSTTYDFGFEAAYNLRLIYICSGNIKLAFQISSKYLIF